A stretch of Vigna angularis cultivar LongXiaoDou No.4 chromosome 4, ASM1680809v1, whole genome shotgun sequence DNA encodes these proteins:
- the LOC108331788 gene encoding probable xyloglucan glycosyltransferase 12 yields the protein MAPPLFNWGVKDTHRGTPVVVKMENPNWSMVELEGPEEDDLMTPASPTGVSRDKGKGRGKNAKQLTWVLLLKAHRAAGCLTSLAPALWGLVSAVKRRVAAGKTDADTDGGRELENPTVKTRFYSCIKVFLWLSVFLLFFEVAAYFKGWHFVAAGIQLEHFLWAPAFGVKDFFVWLYTRWVFFRVEYLAPPLQFLTNACIVLFLIQSVDRLVLCLGCFWIRFKKIKPVPKSGDAIVDLESGESKGFSFFPMVLVQIPMCNEKEVYQQSIGAVCNLDWPKGKLLIQVLDDSDDPTTQLLIKEEVQKWQQEGANILYRHRVIRDGYKAGNLKSAMNCSYINDYEFVAIFDADFQPTPDFLKKTVIHFKDNDELGLVQARWSFVNKDENLLTRLQNINLSFHFEVEQQVNGVFINFFGFNGTAGVWRIKALEESGGWLERTTVEDMDIAVRAHLHGWKFIFLNDVECQCELPESYEAYRKQQHRWHSGPMQLFRLCLPDIIRSRISVWKKFNMIFLFFLLRKLILPFYSFTLFCIILPMTMFVPEAELPAWVVCYIPAAMSFLNILPAPKAFPFIVPYLLFENTMSVTKFNAMISGLFQLGSAYEWVVTKKSGRSSEGDLASLIEKGPKLQRGSSAPDLEEIKEELKRQEEKTSKKKKKHNRIYMKELALAFLLLTASARSLLSAQGIHFYFLLFQGISFLLVGLDLIGEQVD from the exons ATGGCACCACCGTTGTTCAATTGGGGGGTGAAGGACACCCACAGGGGAACCCCTGTGGTGGTGAAGATGGAGAACCCAAATTGGTCGATGGTGGAACTGGAAGGTCCCGAAGAAGATGACTTAATGACACCAGCTTCTCCTACGGGTGTTTCACGAGACAAAGGAAAAGGAAGAGGCAAAAATGCGAAACAACTCACATGGGTTCTTCTCCTCAAAGCACACCGCGCCGCCGGCTGCCTGACCTCCCTGGCGCCGGCATTGTGGGGGCTCGTCTCCGCCGTTAAACGCCGCGTCGCCGCCGGAAAAACTGATGCCGACACCGACGGCGGCAGAGAGCTGGAGAACCCCACCGTGAAGACGCGTTTCTATTCCTGCATCAAGGTCTTTCTGTGGCTTTCCGTGTTTCTCTTGTTTTTCGAGGTTGCTGCGTACTTCAAAGGGTGGCATTTCGTTGCGGCGGGGATTCAGTTGGAGCACTTTCTGTGGGCACCCGCTTTTGGAGTCAAGGATTTCTTCGTTTGGCTCTACACGAGATGGGTTTTTTTTCGCGTGGAGTATCTCGCTCCTCCTCTGCAGTTTCTAACCAATGCGTGCATCGTGCTTTTCCTTATTCAGAGTGTGGATAGGCTTGTTCTGTGCTTGGGGTGTTTCTGGATCCGGTTTAAGAAGATCAAGCCTGTCCCCAAAAGTGGGGATGCAATTGTAGATCTTGAATCTGGAGAAAGCaagggtttttcttttttcccaaTGGTTCTTGTGCAGATCCCCATGTGCAATGAGAAGGAG GTTTATCAGCAATCGATTGGTGCGGTGTGTAATTTGGATTGGCCGAAGGGGAAGTTGTTGATTCAGGTTTTGGATGATTCCGATGACCCAACGACGCAGTTGCTAATAAAGGAGGAGGTTCAGAAGTGGCAACAAGAGGGTGCCAACATTTTGTACCGGCATCGCGTGATTAGAGATGGGTACAAGGCCGGGAATTTGAAATCCGCTATGAATTGTAGCTACATTAACGACTATGAGTTTGTTGCAATCTTTGATGCAGATTTTCAGCCTACTCCAGATTTTCTGAAAAAAACAGTTATTCACTTTAAG GATAATGATGAATTGGGGCTTGTTCAAGCAAGATGGTCCTTTGTGAACAAGGATGAGAACCTCCTAACGAGGTTGCAGAACATTAACCtgtcttttcattttgaagTAGAGCAGCAAGTGAATGGGGTTTTCATTAACTTCTTTGGGTTCAATGGAACTGCTGGAGTTTGGAGGATAAAGGCTTTGGAGGAATCTGGTGGTTGGTTGGAGAGAACTACTGTTGAGGACATGGACATTGCCGTTCGAGCTCATCTTCATGGCTGGAAATTCATTTTCCTCAATGATGTTGAG TGCCAATGTGAGCTACCGGAATCTTACGAAGCTTACAGGAAACAGCAGCACAGATGGCATTCTGGGCCAATGCAGTTGTTCCGCCTTTGTTTGCCTGATATCATTCGGTCCAGG ATAAGTGTGTGGAAGAAATTCAACATGatatttctcttcttccttctcaGAAAGCTGATCTTACCATTCTATTCGTTCACCTTGTTTTGTATAATTCTACCTATGACAATGTTCGTGCCGGAGGCTGAGCTTCCTGCGTGGGTAGTGTGTTACATCCCTGCTGCCATGTCCTTTCTCAACATTCTTCCGGCTCCGAAGGCCTTTCCCTTCATTGTCCCTTATCTCCTATTTGAGAACACCATGTCAGTTACCAAGTTCAATGCCATGATCTCAGGCCTGTTCCAGCTAGGTAGTGCATACGAGTGGGTGGTCACTAAGAAATCTGGTCGTTCTTCTGAAGGTGATTTGGCTTCATTGATTGAGAAAGGACCAAAGCTTCAAAGAGGGTCCTCGGCACCTGATCTTGAGGAAATAAAAGAGGAACTTAAAAGGCAGGAGGAGAAGACctctaagaagaagaaaaagcatAACAGAATATATATGAAGGAGCTTGCTTTGGCCTTTCTACTCCTAACAGCCTCAGCAAGGAGTCTCCTCTCAGCTCAAGGGATCCATTTCTACTTTTTGTTATTCCAGGGAATATCATTCCTCTTGGTTGGTCTTGACTTGATTGGTGAACAGGTGGActga